GCCTCGGTCATGCGGGCGCGGAACTCTTCATCGCTCCAGGGGCGGCGGGCGCAGCCCAGCACGGCGAACTCGCTGGGCAGGCGCCGCTGGCGAAACAGCTCGAACAGCGCCGGAATCAGCTTGCGGTGGGTGAGGTCGCCGCTGGCGCCGAAGATCACCAGACACTGGGGCGAGATCACCCGCTCCTGGCGCAACCCGACCCTGAGCGGATTGGTGAGGACGGCGGTCATGGGGGAAGGGCGGGCCTGATTCATCCACGAAAGCCGGGAACCGGCCACCCACGGAGTGCCCAGGCGGCTATGTGGGGGTTTCGGCAAAAAAAAAGCCCGCCCAGAGGGCGGGCCAAGCCTGCAGGAAGCAGCCGGGTCAGTAGGTTTCCACGTGCCAGCGCTCGGCTTTCTTGAGCTGGGGGCGCAGCTCCGACCAGGTCAGCCCTTTGGCTTCGGCGGCCTTGGTCATGGCTTCGTCGATGCCGGGCTCCATGCCCCGCAGACCGCACATGTAGACGTGGGTCTTGGGGTCTTCGATCATGTTGAAGATCTCTTCGCCGTGTTCGGCCACCCGGTCCTGGATGTACATACGGCCGCCCGAGGGGTTCTGCTGCTCGCGGCTGATGGCCTTGGTGTAGCGGAAGTTGTCGGGGAAGTGGCTCAGGTAGCTCTGGAAGTCGTCTTCGTAGAGCAGGTTGGCGGTGGTGGGCACGCCCATGATCAGCCAGGCCTTGCCTTTGAACTGGTAGTGGGGGTTCTTCTCACGCTCGCCGGGATCAAACATGCGGCGCAGATAGGCTCGCATCGGTGCGATGCCGGTGCCGGTGGCCAGCATGATCACGTTGGCGTCTTCGTCGGGCGGGAGGAGCATTTCCTTGCCCACGGGCCCCGTGATCCGCACCTTGGCGCCGGGCTCGATGTCACAGAGGAACGTGGAGCAGACACCGTTGATGGTTTCGCCGTCTTTCTCGTATTGCAGCTGGCGGACGCAGAGCGACACGGTTTTGTCTTCGAGGTTGTCGCCGTGGCGGGTGCTGGCGATCGAATACAGACGCAGCTTGTGCGGTTTGCCGTTGGTGTCGGTGCCATCGGGAATGATGCCGATGCTCTGGCCTTCCACGTAGTGGAGCTTGCCCTCGGAGAGGTCGAAAGTGATGTGGTTCACCCGGCCGATCGCCCCCTCGGCGAGCAGGGAATAGTTGCCGAGCACGGTGCCCACATAGGGGTCCTTCGGCTTGTAGAGGTTCACGGGCACGGCCTCGTGCTTGCCCGGTTCTTTGGCGGCGGTGGTGGTCACAGGAGCGATGGCGGGGGGGGCGACCGGGTCGGAGGGGCCGGGGTCAGGAGATGGGGTGGGGGCCTGGTCGGATTGGGTGACCGAGATCAGTCGTCCTCCCTGCTGGTTGATCAGGCGCAGCGTGGCCTGCATCCGGGACAGCGGCACCATGAAGCGACGTTCGGCCGCTCGCTCTCCGGGACCCTGCAGCCCTTCCACCACCAGGGTGAACATGCGGGCATCGGACTGGCGAAGCGCGGCGGTCGAGGTGCGCATGAAGCGACTCACTGCGGAAAAAGGCTGTCAGATCTTAGGCAACGCTCCGAAGCC
Above is a window of Synechococcus sp. MW101C3 DNA encoding:
- the petH gene encoding ferredoxin--NADP reductase, coding for MRTSTAALRQSDARMFTLVVEGLQGPGERAAERRFMVPLSRMQATLRLINQQGGRLISVTQSDQAPTPSPDPGPSDPVAPPAIAPVTTTAAKEPGKHEAVPVNLYKPKDPYVGTVLGNYSLLAEGAIGRVNHITFDLSEGKLHYVEGQSIGIIPDGTDTNGKPHKLRLYSIASTRHGDNLEDKTVSLCVRQLQYEKDGETINGVCSTFLCDIEPGAKVRITGPVGKEMLLPPDEDANVIMLATGTGIAPMRAYLRRMFDPGEREKNPHYQFKGKAWLIMGVPTTANLLYEDDFQSYLSHFPDNFRYTKAISREQQNPSGGRMYIQDRVAEHGEEIFNMIEDPKTHVYMCGLRGMEPGIDEAMTKAAEAKGLTWSELRPQLKKAERWHVETY